In a genomic window of Thiosocius teredinicola:
- the aroQ gene encoding type II 3-dehydroquinate dehydratase: MAHILVLNGPNLNLLGSREPAVYGQDTLADIEARLVELATGHQLSFFQSNAEYAIIDRIHAAGTEGVNFILINPAALTHTSIALRDALLGVAIPFIEVHLSNVFARESFRHQSYLSDVAVGVISGLGAQGYELALAAALSRLAD, from the coding sequence ATGGCGCACATTCTTGTCCTGAACGGGCCAAACCTGAACCTGCTGGGTTCGCGCGAGCCTGCGGTTTATGGACAAGACACCCTCGCCGACATCGAAGCACGCCTCGTCGAGCTGGCGACTGGCCATCAGCTCAGCTTCTTTCAGAGCAACGCCGAATACGCAATTATCGACAGAATCCACGCTGCGGGCACCGAAGGGGTGAACTTCATCCTGATCAACCCCGCCGCCCTGACCCACACCAGCATCGCCCTGCGCGATGCCCTGCTGGGGGTCGCCATCCCGTTCATCGAAGTGCACCTGTCAAACGTATTCGCCCGCGAATCGTTTCGCCACCAGTCCTATCTGTCCGACGTCGCCGTCGGCGTGATCAGCGGACTGGGCGCACAGGGTTACGAACTTGCACTCGCCGCCGCCCTGAGCCGGCTGGCCGATTGA
- the accC gene encoding acetyl-CoA carboxylase biotin carboxylase subunit produces the protein MFEKIVIANRGEIALRILRACRELGVRTVAVHSEADRDLKHVRLADESVCIGPAASAASYLNVPALISAAEVCDAQAIHPGYGFLSENADFAERVEQSGFVFIGPKPETIRLMGDKITAIEAMKEAGVPTVPGSDGPLDDNDERTLHLARDIGYPVIVKAAGGGGGRGMRVVHSEASLLSAISLTKAEAGAAFGNETVYMEKYLENPRHVEFQVLADMHGNAIHLGERDCSMQRRHQKVVEEAPGPGISDELRQRMGGRCAEACRQIGYRGAGTFEFLYENGEFYFIEMNTRVQVEHPVTEMITGVDIVKEQLLIASGEPLSYTQDDIKFRGHAVECRINAEDPKNFMPSPGDITQLHIPGGPGVRVDTHIYNGYRVPPYYDSMIGKLITHGETRDVAIARMRTALSEMVIDGIKTNIPLQAEIMVDENFAAGGMNIHYLEKKLGL, from the coding sequence ATGTTTGAAAAAATCGTTATCGCCAACCGCGGCGAGATCGCGCTGCGCATTCTGCGCGCGTGTCGGGAACTGGGCGTGCGCACCGTCGCCGTTCACTCTGAAGCCGACCGAGATCTGAAACACGTACGCCTCGCCGACGAATCGGTGTGCATCGGTCCGGCCGCATCTGCAGCCAGCTACCTCAACGTGCCGGCCCTGATCAGCGCCGCCGAGGTGTGCGATGCCCAGGCCATTCACCCAGGCTATGGCTTCCTGTCGGAGAACGCCGATTTCGCTGAGCGGGTCGAGCAATCCGGCTTCGTGTTCATCGGCCCCAAACCCGAAACGATCCGCCTGATGGGTGACAAGATCACCGCGATCGAGGCCATGAAGGAAGCCGGCGTACCCACGGTACCCGGATCGGACGGGCCGCTCGACGACAACGACGAACGCACCCTGCACCTGGCGCGCGACATCGGCTATCCGGTGATCGTCAAAGCCGCCGGTGGCGGCGGCGGGCGCGGCATGCGGGTGGTGCATTCAGAGGCCTCGCTGCTCAGCGCGATCTCGCTGACCAAGGCCGAGGCGGGCGCTGCGTTCGGCAACGAAACGGTCTATATGGAGAAGTATCTGGAGAACCCGCGCCACGTGGAATTCCAGGTGTTGGCCGACATGCACGGCAACGCCATTCACCTGGGCGAGCGCGATTGTTCGATGCAGCGCCGTCACCAGAAGGTGGTCGAGGAGGCCCCGGGGCCGGGCATCAGCGATGAGCTGCGCCAGCGCATGGGCGGGCGTTGCGCCGAAGCCTGCCGCCAGATCGGTTACCGCGGCGCGGGCACCTTCGAGTTTCTGTATGAGAACGGTGAGTTCTACTTCATCGAAATGAACACCCGCGTGCAGGTCGAGCACCCGGTCACCGAGATGATCACCGGCGTCGACATCGTCAAGGAACAACTGCTGATCGCCAGCGGCGAGCCGCTGAGCTACACACAGGACGACATCAAGTTCCGCGGTCACGCCGTGGAATGCCGCATCAACGCGGAAGACCCGAAGAACTTCATGCCGAGCCCGGGCGACATCACCCAACTGCATATCCCCGGTGGACCCGGCGTGCGCGTCGACACGCACATCTACAACGGTTATCGCGTGCCGCCCTACTACGACTCGATGATCGGCAAGCTGATCACGCACGGCGAGACGCGCGATGTCGCCATCGCCCGGATGCGTACCGCTCTGTCTGAAATGGTTATCGACGGCATCAAGACGAACATCCCGTTGCAGGCTGAGATCATGGTCGACGAGAACTTCGCCGCGGGCGGCATGAACATCCACTACCTGGAAAAGAAGCTCGGCTTGTAA
- a CDS encoding TlpA family protein disulfide reductase produces MKINKLFVLTVVCTLIGAGVGFAWRSYEQQKTADAAKLIEKEVVVVDSLPDASYPDLHNSKRSLSDYAGKLVVVNFWATWCLPCREETPLFVELQQEFGEQVQFIGIAIDEVEPTREFANEFGVNYPILIGGIEATVLSRRLGNRSGGLPFTVVAAPDGTIVMRHTGGLKRENLEPVLLQHRGRG; encoded by the coding sequence GTGAAAATCAACAAGCTGTTCGTCCTCACTGTCGTCTGTACGCTGATCGGCGCCGGGGTCGGATTCGCCTGGCGAAGCTACGAGCAACAGAAGACGGCAGACGCCGCAAAACTGATCGAGAAAGAGGTGGTGGTCGTCGACTCGCTGCCCGATGCCAGCTACCCGGACCTGCACAACAGCAAACGCAGCCTGTCCGACTATGCCGGCAAACTCGTCGTCGTGAACTTCTGGGCGACCTGGTGCCTGCCGTGTCGCGAAGAGACGCCACTGTTCGTCGAGTTGCAGCAAGAGTTCGGCGAACAGGTGCAGTTCATCGGCATCGCGATCGACGAGGTCGAACCCACGCGCGAGTTCGCCAACGAATTCGGCGTCAACTACCCGATCCTGATCGGCGGCATCGAGGCCACCGTCCTGTCGCGCAGGCTCGGCAACCGCTCCGGCGGCCTGCCGTTCACCGTGGTCGCCGCGCCCGACGGCACGATTGTGATGCGTCACACCGGCGGCCTGAAGCGCGAAAACCTCGAACCCGTGCTGCTGCAACACCGCGGCCGCGGCTGA
- the accB gene encoding acetyl-CoA carboxylase biotin carboxyl carrier protein translates to MDIRKVKKLIELLEESDVAEIEIHEGEESVRISRASTIAPAMMAATPQVMAAAPVAAESAAAAKPEAPAEPQGHVIRSPMVGTFYRAPSPGAKPFVTEGQSVAPGETLCIIEAMKILNQIESDKAGKVIEVLVENGQPVEYNEPLFVIG, encoded by the coding sequence ATGGATATCCGTAAAGTCAAAAAACTGATCGAATTGCTCGAAGAGTCCGACGTCGCCGAAATCGAGATACACGAAGGCGAAGAGTCGGTACGCATCAGCCGCGCCAGCACCATCGCCCCGGCGATGATGGCGGCCACGCCCCAGGTTATGGCGGCAGCACCAGTAGCGGCAGAATCGGCAGCCGCCGCCAAGCCGGAGGCACCGGCCGAGCCACAGGGCCACGTGATCCGTTCGCCGATGGTCGGCACCTTCTACCGCGCACCCTCGCCAGGCGCCAAACCCTTCGTGACCGAAGGCCAGTCGGTCGCGCCGGGCGAAACGCTGTGCATCATCGAAGCGATGAAGATCCTGAATCAGATCGAATCGGACAAGGCCGGCAAAGTCATCGAGGTGCTCGTCGAAAACGGCCAGCCGGTGGAGTACAACGAACCACTCTTCGTGATTGGTTGA
- the prmA gene encoding 50S ribosomal protein L11 methyltransferase, with protein sequence MTWLQAHLTVDKSRAPLIELLFENLGAVAVTLGDAGDEPMLEPAPGATPLWQATRVTGLFEHDTDADSLRSAINQALSADVSRHLTLERIDDRDWERAWLDLFKPMQFGERLWIRPTGHQVEQPDAVILDLDPGLAFGTGTHPTTALCLEWLDGHSVTGKSVIDFGCGSGILAIAALKLGAAHAVAIDHDPQALTATLDNARRNGVEDRLEVFHSSVFEPRQANLVLANILANVLIELAPQIEPLVAADGDLVMSGILREQADSVMQAYTKRLHFGPIKHKEDWVLLHGRSS encoded by the coding sequence ATGACCTGGCTGCAAGCTCATCTGACTGTCGACAAATCACGCGCCCCCCTCATCGAACTGTTGTTCGAAAACCTAGGCGCCGTGGCCGTCACCCTGGGAGATGCCGGTGACGAACCCATGCTCGAACCCGCGCCGGGAGCAACGCCGCTGTGGCAGGCGACCCGGGTGACCGGGCTGTTCGAACACGACACCGATGCCGACAGCTTGCGCAGTGCGATCAACCAGGCATTGTCGGCAGACGTCAGCCGCCACCTCACGCTCGAACGTATCGACGACCGGGACTGGGAACGCGCCTGGCTCGACTTGTTCAAACCCATGCAATTCGGCGAACGCCTGTGGATCAGACCTACCGGTCACCAGGTGGAACAGCCCGACGCGGTCATTCTCGACCTCGATCCCGGCCTGGCGTTCGGTACCGGCACACACCCGACCACCGCGCTCTGCCTCGAATGGCTCGACGGCCATTCCGTAACCGGCAAATCGGTGATCGATTTCGGCTGCGGCTCAGGGATTCTGGCGATCGCCGCACTGAAGTTGGGCGCCGCTCACGCGGTGGCCATCGACCATGATCCGCAGGCATTGACGGCAACCTTGGACAACGCCAGGCGCAATGGTGTCGAGGACCGGCTCGAGGTGTTTCACAGTTCGGTGTTCGAACCGCGGCAAGCCAACCTGGTGCTGGCCAACATCCTCGCCAACGTGTTGATCGAACTCGCGCCACAGATCGAACCGCTGGTGGCAGCCGACGGCGACCTGGTGATGTCGGGTATCCTGCGCGAACAGGCCGACAGCGTCATGCAGGCTTACACAAAACGTTTACACTTCGGCCCCATCAAACACAAAGAAGACTGGGTGCTGCTACATGGCCGGTCGTCGTAG